gggagagacaTGGGTATGATCAGGAGCAGCCACGAAGAGTAGCGAAGTATCCAGAATAACAAGTTTGCTAAGTTAAAAAATTGGACTTCCAGGCTGGACCTGAAGTCAGTGGGATAACATAGTCAGAGACTATGTATGCCAGCCTAAGGCACAACATTTGCATTGAGGTGGTTTTCAAGGTGACCATGATTTCCTTTTGGTATCAGTTTCTACATCTGTTTGCCAAGTGCTAGATTGGCCAACGACTGGAATTTTAGCAACCTTCTTTGTTGAGTAGAAATTCTACTACTATGATTTCTTGGGAAATCGGTGTAACCCTTAACTCTGCTCCTTTTGCCCTCATTTCCACCTGATACTTCCTTCCAAGGACATCAGACTTCACCACCTCTTCCCAACAAACAAACCTTACACACACGCATACTTCCCAAGAAAGTGGTTCTTGCAATGGAATACCTCTAATCAGCTGATGACAGTTCCACCATCTGATTACAATTCCACCATCCCAACGAGTTGATGCCTCCATGGGGCTCACAAATGCCTCTCTGAGCTTTCTATGTCCAGTTGGACCAGCTATGACTTTATTTAACTTGTTTAGTATAGCTTTTTAATCTTTGTGTTGTTCTGATTTGTCCCTATTTAATACCAAAGCATCACAGCATAGAATTTTTCTGACCAGAATTCCCCTCTGAACTTCCCATTTTGCCCAAGTTGACCATGTTAGTAAGTGGTGAACATctcctcagtttttaaaaaattcattcagcCTCTTCTTTTCTTGTGCATCTCTTCTGCTTTGCCAGGTCAAGCTGGGAACTACCTGACTTGAGGGAAGGGAGAGTAAAAGCCATCAGTGACTCAGATGGGGTGAGCTACCCTTGGTACGGGAACACCACGGAAACTGTGACCCTGGTTGGTCCCACGAACAAGATCTCCAGGTTCTCCGTCAGCATGAATGACAACTTCTACCCAAGTGTGACGTGGGCAGTGCCAGTGAGTGACAGCAATGTACCACTGCTCACAAGGATCAAGAGGGACCAAAGTTTCACTACCTGGCTGGTGGCCATGAATACCACCACGAAGGAGAAGATCATTCTACAGACCATCAAGTGGAGGATGAGGGTGGACATTGAGGTGGACCCTCTTCAGCTCTTGGGGCAACGGGCTCGGCTGGTGGGCAGGACTCAGCAGGAACAGCCCCGGATCCTGAGCCGGATGGAACCCATCCCCCCTAATGCACTAGTGAAACCCAATGCCAACGATGCCCAGGTCCTCATGTGGAGGCCCAAGCGAGGACCACCTCTGGTTGTGATCCCTCCTAAGTAGACGCAGACTGGCCTGACTGTGTGTGGAACACATGGCGCTATGACACGCAGTGAGGTTGCCAGGGGTGGCAGGAGCCAAACTGAGTTTCTGAGCCAAAGCAGACCTCTTGGTTTGCCAGCCTTTGCAGCCACTTAACGAAGAGCAGGCCTGCTTCTGGGGCGGCAGAACCATAATCCTTAGGAAAAGTCCCTTCCTTTTAGGAATAAAGAAATCACTGATTTGACAGACTTGCTGTGATTACCATGCAAGTAGCCATATTTCGGAGCTGACCAGGATGATTCTTTTACCTGAACTATTGACCATTTCTTTCCTGTGAGATGGAGGGGatggaaacaaaattaaacagtGCCTGTGGCAAATGCTGCTTTCCAACCAATTAGAAGTGGGAGTGAAAACATCCACACCAGGTGTTTGTAAGACAGACAGTCCCGCTGTCTGACTAGAGGGTgcttggggaagggggtgggatggAAGTCGGGCGGTGAAGAGAATGGGGAGAAGGAGGAACGAGTTGCTACTACAAAGTAATACCTATGAATTCATTAGTAGACAATCAGATCTTCAACATACTCAGTGGAATGAAAGATGCACCTAGAGAATTAGAGATACATTGATATTCGCTCCAttctgaaggggtggggggcacctcctGGGAACTGTCCAGAGTTCTGATATGAATAGACAGATGGTGCCTCGATGGTTCCATCTACCTacctctttccaaaatttgatttttctgaatatctttttttttttttaagattttagttccGAATATCCTTAATCACAGTATTTGGATAGACAGTTCCTGTATTCTGCACAAGCTATGATAATTGGGGACTTCACCATGTTCTTTGGTGAAACGTTAATTGTGATTTTGTTTACAGCTGCTTATCCTGTTCCCATTACCAACTCTAAATTTACAAAAAGATAATTGCTTATAAACCATGGAATCCACGTAGGATTTTGAGAACATTTTAACAAATAAGAAgactattttcattctttcaggGTCTTTTTAGCTTCTGGATGATGTGAACATACAGAATGCATATGCCTATGTACATGCCCACATGCAAGCATACACGCCAGGATGCTGATAGCCTGACCAACACAGGTGCCAGCAGTCCCTACACATGACCTTGTAGCCTAGGACATAcactttatatatgtttattttagctCGAGTTCACAGAAGCTCAACTTCAACTGCATGAGCTTTTGTGAGGAAGTGCCTCATAATGCTTAACTTCAAAGCTCTTTAATGAAAATCTGAGCTTCTCACGTTGTACAATGGCTGAGATCCAACTAACAAGGATGAGAGACCATATTTCCTTTAGTCAGGCCACCAGCAAACATTTTAAGagtttctagtctttttttttatctttttttttcttagattttatttatttatttgacagagatcacaagtaggcagagaggcaggcagagagagaaggaagcaggctccatgctgaccagagagcccgatgtggggctcaatcccaggaccctgggatcatgacctgagccaaaggcagaggctttaacacactaagccacccaggggccccaaagagTTTCCAGTCTTTGCCATTAGGATTCTTTCAGCTGTTCTAGTGTACGTCACCCAGAAAAGagcctttctttttattctcagtCATGCAAattgtggtacacacacacacacacacacacacacacacacacacacacacgcatactcatacacacacaaggtttcttcatttaaaatccCCCAAGCAAAATAATTGTAAAACTGTCACAATGTCATTGTAGATTTTATGGATAGATACTGGCAGCCTAATTTCAGAGGCGAAAGAGTTGAAGTTCAGAGTAATTATTACAATCCTATGGTTGGCTCCAATGATATCTTCTACCAGAGTTTcagaatgaagaggaaaaaacaggaggactttttcattacttttattaaaaatacaaccaAATCTAATTTCTTTCAGGTTCTAGTCCCAGGGAATGGTGCTTATTTGCAAGAAAGGGTTAACAGATCCACTCGAAATCCTGTAGTGTTAACCTCACACCCCAACCACCAACCACTCTCTTATAGATGAGTTATTGATGGCAAGCTGAGCTGTTTGTAACAGCACATTAATGACACATCAGTGACTCACAGAAGACCTAGAgacattccatttaaaaataattcagttgTTACATTTGGATTCCACTGTCCTTCCCATGCTTCCTTGTTTTTTATGGGCGCTCCAAAGAGCTCCATGGCTGAAATAAACTGCCTATTTTACACGCTGATGTCTGAAACAACAAACTGTCTCTCTGATTGAATTAGACGCCACCTTTATAGAATGCCTGGACACCAATCCTGGAATCCAACCCATGCGGCCCTATGCTAAGAAAACCTgatatttaaaaatccagaattgCAACAAACAACTGGTTAATGAGAAATGACCATTGTACAAAATCCTGTAcaagatttctctttttaaattcccCTTGCCCCTCCATTAAAACAAGACATGACTTCCACAATCACATTTACATTTAGTGTAACTTTTTCAAAGGCAGATCTGTAGAATGCAAGGGGCAGCATACACG
This portion of the Mustela lutreola isolate mMusLut2 chromosome 14, mMusLut2.pri, whole genome shotgun sequence genome encodes:
- the FAM78B gene encoding protein FAM78B; this translates as MGCIQSITCKARIRRENIVVYDVCATIDQCPTRIEETSPIVLRYKTPYFKASARVVMPPIPRHETWVVGWIQACNQMEFFNTYSDLGMSSWELPDLREGRVKAISDSDGVSYPWYGNTTETVTLVGPTNKISRFSVSMNDNFYPSVTWAVPVSDSNVPLLTRIKRDQSFTTWLVAMNTTTKEKIILQTIKWRMRVDIEVDPLQLLGQRARLVGRTQQEQPRILSRMEPIPPNALVKPNANDAQVLMWRPKRGPPLVVIPPK